CGAGGCTGCGCTGGCATGCCGCCATGATGTCGCCGGCACTGGCGAGGCGGCGTTGCTCATGCTCCAGATCGGCAAATTCCTCTGCGCTGGGTGCCGCCTCGTCGAGCTCCTTGAGCTGATAGCGGAGCAGGTCGATGCGATCCTGGTGATCGGCGCTACCCCCGCTGAGCGATTCGATCTCGGCGTTGACGTCGCGCCAGCGTGAATGTAGATCGGCTACGGTCGCCAGGTGTTCGGGATGCACCGCAAAGCCGTCCAGCGTGCGCCGCTGTATATCGGTGCGCATCAACGCCTGGTGGGCGTGCTGGCCGTGGATGCCCATCAGCCGCGCGCCAAGCTGCTCGAGCTGGTAGCGGGTCACGGGGCGGCCGTTGATCCACGCCTGGGAGCGGCCGCTGCGCTGCACGACCCGGCGGATCAGGCAGTCGTCGTCCTCATCGAGGGACTCCTCGCTCAGCCAGGCGCGCGCCCTGGGCGTGTCGGACACATCGAAGATGCCATGGATCTCGCTGCGCTTTGCCGTCTCCGGGACCATCGAGGTGTCCGCCCGATCGCCCAGGCACAGCCCCAGCGCATCGAGCAGGATCGATTTGCCGGCGCCGGTCTCGCCGGTGAGCACGGTCAGTCCGGTCTCGAAGTTGAGGCCGAGGTAATCAATAATCGCGAAGTCACGGATTTCGATACGATTCAGCATGGTGGCGCGCCATCTCCCCAGTGCAGCTTCGCACGAAGGATATCGAAGTAGCGGTGCCCCGGTGGGTGCACAAGTCGCAGCGCATGCGGATAGGCAACGATATCCAGCCGTCCCTCGCGTGTAAGCGCCAGGTCGGTCTGGCTGTCGCAGCTGACATGGACATGATCGATGGATGCGTCCTGCACCCGCACTTCGATATGGCTACTGGCACTGATCACCAGCGGTCGATTGCTAAGCGTGTGCGGCGATATCGGGACCATCGCCACGGCATTGATGCCGGGGTGCATGATCGGCCCGCCGCCGGACAGGGCATAGGCGGTGGATCCGGTGGGGGTGGAGATGATCAGGCCGTCGGAGCGGTGACGGTTACAGGGTTCACCGTCGATCCAGGTCTCGAACTCGATCATTCGCGCGGTGTTCCAGCGCTGCAGCACGACCTCGTTGACAGCCGGAGCGCGGGCCACGATCCGATCGTCGGCAACGACTCGGGCCTCGAGCATGAGCCGCTCTTCGATGTGCATATCACCATCGATTACGCGTCTGATCTCATCGAAGCGATCCGGTGAGACATCGACCAGGAACCCCAGCCGGCCGCGGTTTACACCCAGGATCGGAACCTGTTGCGCCGCCACGCGCTTGCCGGCGTGGAGCAGTGTTCCGTCACCACCGACAACGATCAGCAAATCCAGGTCTGCGGCGACGGATTCCAGGTGCACGATGGGCGGTGAACCGGCAGAGGGGTCAATCGCCTCTCCGATGGCGTCGTCGAGGAAAACCTCCAGTCCGCGTCCATCAAGCTCCTCAACGAGCTTTTGAATCGTATCGATAACCGCGTCGTCGCCCGGTTTACCTGTGATTGCGATACGTTGGAACGGTTGCATGCAGACCCCTCGACAATTCATTTCCAACCTAGCACGGCGGTCGCAAATTGACAGCCATGGGGGCGGTTGATAGCTTGAATTGGCACTCGGCATTCACGAGTGCCAATCCCGGGAGGAAACCATGGCCCAGCGACATCGCGACGAGCCACTCAGCGCTCGTTCGCAGCATCTGT
The Spiribacter vilamensis DNA segment above includes these coding regions:
- a CDS encoding NAD(+) kinase; the protein is MQPFQRIAITGKPGDDAVIDTIQKLVEELDGRGLEVFLDDAIGEAIDPSAGSPPIVHLESVAADLDLLIVVGGDGTLLHAGKRVAAQQVPILGVNRGRLGFLVDVSPDRFDEIRRVIDGDMHIEERLMLEARVVADDRIVARAPAVNEVVLQRWNTARMIEFETWIDGEPCNRHRSDGLIISTPTGSTAYALSGGGPIMHPGINAVAMVPISPHTLSNRPLVISASSHIEVRVQDASIDHVHVSCDSQTDLALTREGRLDIVAYPHALRLVHPPGHRYFDILRAKLHWGDGAPPC